GGCACCAATGTAGCGAAATGTAGGCACGATATCCGTCCCTCTTCGGGTCATTTCGGAAGGGCTCAGGCAGCCATTCGAGCGCACGTTGAACCGGGTTCGCCTATCGTCGGTTCGTGACCTCACACCCGACCTCTCCTGCCCGCCTGCTCGAAGGGCGGCGATGCCTCGTCACCGGCGGTTCGCGCAACCTGGGCCGAGCATTCTGCCTGGCGTTCGCCCGAGCGGGCGCGAAGGTGGCGTTCACCTACTCCAAACGCACCGAGGATGCCGAGGAGACGCGGCGGATCCTCCAGGCGGAGGGCTGCGAGCCACTGGTGTTCCAGGGCTCGGTCACGGACGGGAAGCACGCGGCGGCCACGGTGGATGCCGTCGGCTCGGCCTGGGGCGGACTGGACGTGCTCGTCAACAACGCCGGCATCACCCAGGTGCTCCCCATTGCCCTGATGGACGAAGCGGACTGGGACGCCGTCATGGCCGTCAACGTGAAGGGGGCCTACCTCTTCAGCCGCGCCGCCCTCAAACCGATGCTCCGCGCTCGCGGCGGGCACATCCTCAACATCGGCTCGTTCTCCACCGACCGCGTCGTGAGCAGCCCCGTCCACTACGCCGCCTCCAAGGCGGCCCTCAAGGGCTTCTCCGAGTCCCTCGCCGCCGAGGTCGGCAAGTACGGGAT
This is a stretch of genomic DNA from Archangium violaceum. It encodes these proteins:
- a CDS encoding SDR family NAD(P)-dependent oxidoreductase produces the protein MTSHPTSPARLLEGRRCLVTGGSRNLGRAFCLAFARAGAKVAFTYSKRTEDAEETRRILQAEGCEPLVFQGSVTDGKHAAATVDAVGSAWGGLDVLVNNAGITQVLPIALMDEADWDAVMAVNVKGAYLFSRAALKPMLRARGGHILNIGSFSTDRVVSSPVHYAASKAALKGFSESLAAEVGKYGIAVNYLAPGLLNGGLASRLPQHRIAEYKGQASLGRVGTMEEVAAFATWLVSSQNTFMTGAKIALDGGL